The DNA sequence NNNNNNNNNNNNNNNNNNNNNNNNNNNNNNNNNNNNNNNNNNNNNNNNNNNNNNNNNNNNNNNNNNNNNNNNNNNNNNNNNNNNNNNNNNNNNNNNNNNNNNNNNNNNNNNNNNNNNNNNNNNNNNNNNNNNNNNNNNNNNNNNNNNNNNNNNNNNNNNNNNNNNNNNNNNNNNNNNNNNNNNNNNNNNNNNNNNNNNNNNNNNNNNNNNNNNNNNNNNNNNNNNNNNNNNNNNNNNNNNNNNNNNNNNNNNNNNNNNNNNNNNNNNNNNNNNNNNNNNNNNNNNNNNNNNNNNNNNNNNNNNNNNNNNNNNNNNNNNNNNNNNNNNNNNNNNNNNNNNNNNNNNNNNNNNNNNNNNNNNNNNNNNNNNNNNNNNNNNNNNNNNNNNNNNNNNNNNNNNNNNNNNNNNNNNNNNNNNNNNNNNNNNNNNNNNNNNNNNNNNNNNNNNNNNNNNNNNNNNNNNNNNNNNNNNNNNNNNNNNNNNNNNNNNNNNNNNNNNNNNNNNNNNNNNNNNNNNNNNNNNNNNNNNNNNNNNNNNNNNNNNNNNNNNNNNNNNNNNNNNNNNNNNNNNNNNNNNNNNNNNNNNNNNNNNNNNNNNNNNNNNNNNNNNNNNNNNNNNNNNNNNNNNNNNNNNNNNNNNNNNNNNNNNNNNNNNNNNNNNNNNNNNNNNNNNNNNNNNNNNNNNNNNNNNNNNNNNNNNNNNNNNNNNNNNNNNNNNNNNNNNNNNNNNNNNNNNNNNNNNNNNNNNNNNNNNNNNNNNNNNNNNNNNNNNNNNNNNNNNNNNNNNNNNNNNNNNNNNNNNNNNNNNNNNNNNNNNNNNNNNNNNNNNNNNNNNNNNNNNNNNNNNNNNNNNNNNNNNNcttccccatcccccccccatctcAGAGCCTTCAGcggccgccgccatcttgtcgCCTTCCTCCCTTTGGTGGCGGTGTTGTTACCGCCGTTGGCTTTCCTCTTGGGTTTGTAGCTGTAATATGGCCGCCACAACCTGTCCTCGCCATCACTGTCCTCCTCGGCGCTGTCCCGTGGTCTCAATGACGGCGATGACGAGGACACGGCTCCGGTTGTGGTGGCGGTGACGCCGTCTGGCTGTAGGCGGAGGTCGGTCTCGGAGATGCGTCGTTTGACGATGGCCTCCTCCCCGATGCGGACGGTGATTTGGCACAACGGGGCGGCCCGGCTCTCCCCACCGCTCCCCACATAAGCCGGTTTGGCTACGTAGGTCATGGTACGGCCGGTGCTTGTGGTTACGCCGGGTGTTGGCGTCACCGGAACCGGGTCGGTGACCGTCGCCGTCGTCGCCGCCGCCGCGCGTTGGGCCTCGTAGTAGTCGAGCAACACTTGCTTCTTCATTGGCTTCATTGGTGGAGAGTTGGGTTGGATGGTCGTGCCATTGTAGGCGATGACGGTGGTGGTTGTGGTGGTTGTGGCTGTGGCTGCGGCTGTTGCGGCACCGCTGTGGACAATGACGGAAGCTGGGGGTCTCCCATAGGCCGAGGGTCTCCCATAGGCCGAGGGTCTCCCATAGGCGATAACCGAGGCCGGCTCTGGTTGTGGGGTGACAAAAGCAGCCGGTTGTTGTTGGAGGTCGTCACCCATCAAGCTCTGGCTGTAGGTCTTATACGGCCGCTTGTGCGCCCGCATCGGCAACAGCCGGTAGAGCTTGAGGGCGTTGAGTTTGGGCCTATATCccccatttggggtcttttCGGAGGCGATGAGGCCGGGGTTGATGCCGTGTAGAGCCTTTTGATGAGCCTTGAGGCTGTAATAGGTGACGAAGGTGTCCCAACAGAAGACGCACTGATAGCGGCGCTCGCCCGTATGCCAGACCTCGTGTTTGGTGCGATACTCGGCCAACGCAAACACCTTGTCGCAGTACCGACACGGGTACTGCCGGCGCCACGAGTGCACGTTGGCGTGTCTCTTTAAGCTGGATAAGGTGACGTAGGAGCGTTGACACACGGCGCACAGATACACCGTGCCACGCTTGTCCCCTTCGGCACCGACGGACGTTGGTTCAACGCGCTCCATCTCGGCCACCTCCAACGCTCGGTGCCTTAAGAGCAAGGCTTTCTTGCTTGGAGGTTGGGGGGTTGGCGGTGCTTGTGGCGGTGTCGGCGGCACCGTTGTGGTTGGACCATCAATCCCGGTTGTATTGATTCCGGTTGTATCAATTCCGGTTCTACCATCAATTCTGGCTGGACCATCATTGATTCTGGTTGGATCATCATTGATTCTGGCTGGACCATCATTGATTCTGGTTGTACAATCATCGATTCCGGTTGGATCATCGTTGATTCCGGTTGTATCATCAATTCTGGTAGTACCATCATTGATTCTGGTTCTACCACCATCAATTCTGGTTCTACCATCGATTCTGGTTCTACCATCGATTCCGGTTGTATCAATTCTGGTTGTACCATCATTGATTCTGGTTCTACCATTGATTCCGGTTCTACCATCAATTCCGGTTGTATCAATTCCGGTTCTACCATCATCAATTCCAGTTCTACCATCATCAATCCCGATTGTACCATCCATTCTGGTTCTACCACCATCAATCCCAGTTCTACCACCATCAATCCCGGTTTTACCATCCATCCCGGTTGGTCCATCATCGATTCCGGTTGTATCCATTCTGTTTGTATCGATCCCGGTTGTGCCGGCGGCGCCGTCCACGTCCCCCCCCTCCTTCTCACACAACACCTCGTGTGTCTGGAGCCTCTTGACGTGGATGAAGCTCTTCCCACAATGCCGACAGGCCAAACCGCGCCGGGCGCGGTGTAGTTTGGTGTGTAACCCCAGGGCTGCGGCGGTGCCGAACACCCGGCCGCACAACCCACATCGTAAATGGGACGGGGAGGTGGAGACGGGGGATGCTACACCGGGGGAGGACAACCCTGGGGAGGGGACACCCAATAGGGCTACACCTGGGGAGGTGACACCCAATGGGGTGACACCCAATGAGGTGACGCCCAATGAGGTGACGCCCAATGAGGCGACACCTGGTGAGGATACACCCAATGAGGTGACACCCAATGAGGATACACCCAATGAGGTGACGCCCAATGAGGTGACACCCAATGAGGCTACACCCGGTGAGGCTACAGCCAATGAGGTGACACCCAATGAGGTGACACCCAATGAGGCTACACCCGGTGTGGCTACACCCGGCGAGGCTACAGCCAATGAGGCTACACCCGGAGGTGCTACACCCAATGAGGTGGCACCCAATGAGGTGACACCCAATGAGGCGACACCTGGTGAGGCTACAGCCAATGAGGTGACACCCAGCGATGCTACACCCGGTGGCGCTACACCCAATGAGGTGGCAGCCAGTGATGTGACACCCAATGAGGCTACACCTGGTGAAGTAACACCCAATGAGGCTACACCTGGTGATGTGACACCCAATGAGGCTACACCCGGCGATGTGACACCCAATGAGGTGACACCCGGCGATGCTACACCCAATGAGGCTATACCCGGCGATGTGACACCCAATGAGGTGACACCCGGCGATGTGACGCCCAATGAGGCTACACCTGGTGAAGTAACACCCAATGAGGTGACACCCGGTGATGTGACACCCAATGAGGTGACACCCGGTGACGTTACACCCGGCGACACAACCGCAGCCTCTGCTGTTGGTGGCTGCGCTGACCCCGTCCCCGTCACCTCACCGGGCCGACAGCCGCACGTCGACAGGTCAACCGGGGCCGCTGGTCCGTCATTGGTGTCAATGGAGACGTTGTTGTCAATGGTGATGTCTCCGACTGTTGGAGGACTCCAACCAACCTTCTGTTGATCCTCCAGCCCTTGTAGGGTGGTGATACCCAACTGTCGGCCTACAGCCCCCAACTCATGGGCTACAGCTGGTCCTTCTTTGTTGTTAATGGAGACGTTGGTGTCAATGGAGACGCTGTTGTCAGTGGTGACGTCTCCGACTGTTGGAGGACTCCAACCAACCTTCTGTTGACCCTCCAACCCTTGTAGGGTGGTGATACCCAACTGTCGGCCTACAGCCCCCAACTCATGGGCTACAGCTGCTCCTTCGTTACCATCAATGGTGACAGTCCCGTTGTTGTCAATGGAGACGTTGTTGTCAATGGAGACGTCTCCGACTGTTGGAGGACTCCAGCCAACCTTCTGTTGATCCTCCAGCCCTTGTAGGGTGGTGATACCCAACCGTCGGCCTACAGCCCCCAACTTATGGGCTACAGCTGGTCCTTCTTTGTTGTCAGTGTTGACGTCTCCGACTGTTGGAGGACTCCAACCAACCTTCTGCTGACCCTCCAACCCTTGTAGGGTGGTGATACCCAACTGTCGGCCTACAGCCCCCAACTTATGGGCTACAGCCGTTCCTTTGTTACCATCAATGGTGACAGTCCCGTTGTTGTCAATGGAGACGTTGTTGTCAATGGAGACGTCTCCGACTGTTGGAGGACTCCAACCAACCTTCTGCTGACCCTCCAGTCCTTGTAGGGTGGTGATACCCAACTGTCGGCCTACAGCCCCCAACTTATGGGCTACAGCCGTTCCTTCGTTACCATCAATGGTGACAGTCCCGTTGTTGTCAATGGAGATGTTGCTGTCAATGTTGTTTCCGACTGTTGGAGGACTCCAACCAACCTTCTGTTGATCCTCCAGCCCTTGTGGGGTGGTGATACCCAACCGTTGGCCTACAGCCCCCAACTCATGGGCTACAGCCGTTCCTTTATTGCCATCAATGGTGACAGTCCCGTTGTTGTCAATGTTGATGTCTCCGACTGTTGGAGGACTCCAACCAACCTTCTGTTGATCCTTCAGCCCTTGTAGGGTGGCGATACCCAACCGTTGGCCTACAGCCCCCAACTTATGGGCTACAGCTGGTCCTTCTTTGTTGTCAACGTTGACGTCTCCGACTGTTGGAGGACTCCAACCAACCTTCTGTTGATCCTCCAGCCCTTGTAGGGTGGTGATACCCAACTGTCGGCCTACAGCCCCCAACTNGGAGGACTCCAACCAACCTTCTGTTGATCCTCCAGCCCTTGTAGGGTGGTGATACCCAACTGTCGGCCTACAGCCCCCAACTCATGGGCTACAGCCGTTCCTTTATTGCCATCAATAGTGACAGTCCCGTTGTTGTCAATGTTGATGTCTCCGACTGTTGGAGGACTCCAACCAACCTTCTCTTGACCCTCCAGCCCTTGTAGGGTGGCGATACCCAACCGTCGTCCTACAGCCCCCAACTCATGGGCTACGTCCGCAGACGGCACAGCCAGCTGAGCGTTGTAGATGAAGTTGAGGACGTCGGCCAACACCGTTGCCTGTACCCCGGGCAGCTCCAACACCGTCACCTGCCGACAACAGGCGGCCTCCCCTAAGGCCTGTCTGAAATAGGGGCTACAGGCGGCCAATACGTTTTGATGGGCCCGGAATTTGGTGTCGCCGGCGATGAGGGTGACGTCGCAGAACTGACCCCGGAGCCGTTGTTGGTTCAGCTCCAACAACAGGGACCGGCTGTGAGCCGGGTCCGATACCTCCACCGCTGCCATCCCCGAGCGACGAACCtgggggggataatgggggagAATAGGGGGAGATTAGGTGGGgttggggtatatggggtatgtGGGGTAATAAGAAGGTGTGGGGGGTAATAAGGGGTTGGGTGGGGTAATAAGGGGGTATTGCCattgggatatatggggtaataAGGGGTTGTATGGGGTAATAAAGGGTGTGTGGGGTAATAAGGGGGTGTATGGGGTAATAAGGGGGTGTATGGGGTAAgaatgggatgaatggggtAATAAGGGGGTATGTGGGGTAATAAGGGGGTATTACCattgggatatatggggtaataagggggtgggggggtttatggggtcgCTGGTACCTGTGAGCGGGGCCCTCATGGACCGAGCTGGGCGGTTGTTGGGGGGGGATTCGGGGGGGGGTCACAGCGGGAACGGACACCTGGAAGAgacccataataaccccataataaccccataataaccccataataaccccataacaaccccataatgatcccataataaccccataataaccccataacaaccccataataaccccataacgaCTCCATAACAACtccataatgaccccataataaccccataacgaccccataacaaccccataataacccccatatcccataataaccccatagagtcccattaaccccatagtggccccatagagaacacTTGGCCCCATAGTggtcccatagagacccatagagtcctattaaccccatagaggccccatagagtcccattaaccccatagagaccccatagagtcccattaaccccatagtggccccatagagtcccattaaccccatagagaccccatagagtcccattaaccccatagagaccccatagagtcccattaacagcacagagaccccatagggtcccattaaccccatagacaccacatagagtcccattaaccccatagtggccccataataaccccataataaccccataacaaccccataataaccccatatcccataacaaccccataacaaccccataataaccccataataaccccataacaaccccataataaccccataataaccccataataaccccataaNNNNNNNNNNNNNNNNNNNNNNNNNNNNNNNNNNNNNNNNNNNNNNNNNNNNNNNNNNNNNNNNNNNNNNNNNNNNNNNNNNNNNNNNNNNNNNNNNNNNNNNNNNNNNNNNNNNNNNNNNNNNNNNNNNNNNNNNNNNNNNNNNNNNNNNNNNNNNNNNNNNNNNNNNNNNNNNNNNNNNNNNNNNNNNNNNNNNNNNNNNNNNNNNNNNNNNNNNNNNNNNNNNNNNNNNNNNNNNNNNNNNNNNNNNNNNNNNNNNNNNNNNNNNNNNNNNNNNNNNNNNNNNNNNNNNNNNNNNNNNNNNNNNNNNNNNNNNNNNNNNNNNNNNNNNNNNNNNNNNNNNNNNNNNNNNNNNNNNNNNNNNNNNNNNNNNNNNNNNNNNNNNNNNNNNNNNNNNNNNNNNNNNNNNNNNNNNNNNNNNNNNNNNNNNNNNNNNNNNNNNNNNNNNNNNNNNNNNNNNNNNNNNNNNNNNNNNNNNNNNNNNNNNNNNNNNNNNNNNNNNNNNNNNNNNNNNNNNNNNNNNNNNNNNNNNNNNNNNNNNNNNNNNNNNNNNNNNNNNNNNNNNNNNNNNNNNNNNNNNNNNNNNNNNNNNNNNNNNNNNNNNNNNNNNNNNNNNNNNNNNNNNNNNNNNNNNNNNNNNNNNNNNNNNNNNNNNNNNNNNNNNNNNNNNNNNNNNNNNNNNNNNNNNNNNNNNNNNNNNNNNNNNNNNNNNNNNNNNNNNNNNNNNNNNNNNNNNNNNNNNNNNNNNNNNNNNNNNNNNNNNNNNNNNNNNNNNNNNNNNNNNNNNNNNNNNNNNNNNNNNNNNNNNNNNNNNNNNNNNNNNNNNNNNNNNNNNNNNNNNNNNNNNNNNNNNNNNNNNNNNNNNNNNNNNNNNNNNNNNNNNNNNNNNNNNNNNNNNNNNNNNNNNNNNNNNNNNNNNNNNNNNNNNNNNNNNNNNNNNNNNNNNNNNNNNNNNNNNNNNNNNNNNNNNNNNNNNNNNNNNNNNNNNNNNNNNNNNNNNNNNNNNNNNNNNNNNNNNNNNNNNNNNNNNNNNNNNNNNNNNNNNNNNNNNNNNNNNNNNNNNNNNNNNNNNNNNNNNNNNNNNNNNNNNNNNNNNNNNNNNNNNNNNNNNNNNNNNNNNNNNNNNNNNNNNNNNNNNNNNNNNNNNNNNNNNNNNNNNNNNNNNNNNNNNNNNNNNNNNNNNNNNNNNNNNNNNNNNNNNNNNNNNNNNNNNNNNNNNNNNNNNNNNNNNNNNNNNNNNNNNNNNNNNNNNNNNNNNNNNNNNNNNNNNNNNNNNNNNNNNNNNNNNNNNNNNNNNNNNNNNNNNNNNNNNNNNNNNNNNNNNNNNNNNNNNNNNNNNNNNNNNNNNNNNNNNNNNNNNNNNNNNNNNNNNNNNNNNNNNNNNNNNNNNNNNNNNNNNNNNNNNNNNNNNNNNNNNNNNNNNNNNNNNNNNNNNNNNNNNNNNNNNNNNNNNNNNNNNNNNNNNNNNNNNNNNNNNNNNNNNNNNNNNNNNNNNNNNNNNNNNNNNNNNNNNNNNNNNNNNNNNNNNNNNNNNNNNNNNNNNNNNNNNNNNNNNNNNNNNNNNNNNNNNNNNNNNNNNNNNNNNNNNNNNNNNNNNNNNNNNNNNNNNNNNNNNNNNNNNNNNNNNNNNNNNNNNNNNNNNNNNNNNNNNNNNNNNNNNNNNNNNNNNNNNNNNNNNNNNNNNNNNNNNNNNNNNNNNNNNNNNNNNNNNNNNNNNNNNNNNNNNNNNNNNNNNNNNNNNNNNNNNNNNNNNNNNNNNNNNNNNNNNNNNNNNNNNNNNNNNNNNNNNNNNNNNNNNNNNNNNNNNNNNNNNNNNNNNNNNNNNNNNNNNNNNNNNNNNNNNNNNNNNNNNNNNNNNNNNNNNNNNNNNNNNNNNNNNNNNNNNNNNNNNNNNNNNNNNNNNNNNNNNNNNNNNNNNNNNNNNNNNNNNNNNNNNNNNNNNNNNNNNNNNNNNNNNNNNNNNNNNNNNNNNNNNNNNNNNNNNNNNNNNNNNNNNNNNNNNNNNNNNNNNNNNNNNNNNNNNNNNNNNNNNNNNNNNNNNNNNNNNNNNNNNNNNNNNNNNNNNNNNNNNNNNNNNNNNNNNNNNNNNNNNNNNNNNNNNNNNNNNNNNNNNNNNNNNNNNNNNNNNNNNNNNNNNNNNNNNNNNNNNNNNNNNNNNNNNNNNNNNNNNNNNNNNNNNNNNNNNNNNNNNNNNNNNNNNNNNNNNNNNNNNNNNNNNNNNNNNNNNNNNNNNNNNNNNNNNNNNNNNNNNNNNNNNNNNNNNNNNNNNNNNNNNNNNNNNNNNNNNNNNNNNNNNNNNNNNNNNNNNNNNNNNNNNNNNNNNNNNNNNNNNNNNNNNNNNNNNNNNNNNNNNNNNNNNNNNNNNNNNNNNNNNNNNNNNNNNNNNNNNNNNNNNNNNNNNNNNNNNNNNNNNNNNNNNNNNNNNNNNNNNNNNNNNNNNNNNNNNNNNNNNNNNNNNNNNNNNNNNNNNNNNNNNNNNNNNNNNNNNNNNNNNNNNNNNNNNNNNNNNNNNNNNNNNNNNNNNNNNNNNNNNNNNNNNNNNNNNNNNNNNNNNNNNNNNNNNNNNNNNNNNNNNNNNNNNNNNNNNNNNNNNNNNNNNNNNNNNNNNNNNNNNNNNNNNNNNNNNNNNNNNNNNNNNNNNNNNNNNNNNNNNNNNNNNNNNNNNNNNNNNNNNNNNNNNNNNNNNNNNNNNNNNNNNNNNNNNNNNNNNNNNNNNNNNNNNNNNNNNNNNNNNNNNNNNNNNNNNNNNNNNNNNNNNNNNNNNNNNNNNNNNNNNNNNNNNNNNNNNNNNNNNNNNNNNNNNNNNNNNNNNNNNNNNNNNNNNNNNNNNNNNNNNNNNNNNNNNNNNNNNNNNNNNNNNNNNNNNNNNNNNNNNNNNNNNNNNNNNNNNNNNNNNNNNNNNNNNNNNNNNNNNNNNNNNNNNNNNNNNNNNNNNNNNNNNNNNNNNNNNNNNNNNNNNNNNNNNNNNNNNNNNNNNNNNNNNNNNNNNNNNNNNNNNNNNNNNNNNNNNNNNNNNNNNNNNNNNNNNNNNNNNNNNNNNNNNNNNNNNNNNNNNNNNNNNNNNNNNNNNNNNNNNNNNNNNNNNNNNNNNNNNNNNNNNNNNNNNNNNNNNNNNNNNNNNNNNNgttaatgggtctctatggggttaatgggtctctatggggccactatgggACTCTATAGGGCCCCTATAGGgttaatgggtctctatggggttaatgggactcTATGAGGcctctatggggttaatgggacactatggggatTCTATAGGgttaatgggtctctatgaggctctatggggccactatggggttaataggaccctatgggtctctatggggataaggggactctatggggccactatggggttaatgggaccctatggggttgctatggggttaataggaccctatggggccactatggggttaatgggactcTATGGTGACTCTATGGGGCCAAGGGGTCTgtatggggccgctatggggttaacaggaccctatggggtctctatggggttaacaggaccctatggggtctctatggtgttaacgggtctctatggggcctctatggggttaatgggtctctatggggttaatgggactctatggggcccCTATAGGgttaatgggtctctatggggttaatgggtctctatggggccactatgggtctctatggggccactatggggttaatgggtctctatggggtctctatggggcccctATAGGgttaatgggtctctatggggttaatgggtctctatggggtctctatggggcctctatggggttaatgggtctctatggggccactatggggttaatgggtctctatggggtgtctatgggtctctatggggccaatgTTTCCCTATAGGGCCCATGGGGGGGGGCGTGGGCCCGACTGACGCAGCTCGAGGCCTACAGGGCTCTGTATATAGGATGGGGGGGTTCCTCCTTtatatatggggtctatagggtctctatagggtctctatagggtctctatagggtctctatggggtctatagggtgtctatggggtctctatggggtctatggggtttctatggggtctctatggggccNggggtctctatggggtctatggggtttctatggggtctctatggggcccctATAGGgttaatgggtctctatggggttaatgggtctctatggggttaatgggtctctatggggtctctatgggtctctatggggtctctatgggtctctatagggccAATGTTTCCCTATAGGGCCCATGGGGGGGGCGTGGGCCCGACTGACGCAGCTCGAGGCCTACAGGGCTCTGTATATAGGATGGGGGGGTCCCTCCTTTAcatatagggtctatagggccctataggggcctatagggtctctatagggtctatagggtgtctatagggtgtctatggggtctctatggggtctatggggtttctatggggtctctatggggcggggggggctgTGACGCAGCAAcggagccggggggggggggggggggggtggaaggaACAGCCGGATCCCCGCTCcattaaaggggggggggatataAGGACCCCTCCCCATATAGAgctataggacccccccctATAGATAGCCGGGACCCTCCCCTATATATAGATATAGGATCCCACCCcatatatagggatatagggccgccccatagggatctatagggcccccccccctcccccacctccaTCCGCCGCCGCCGTCGAGTCCGGTTGTCACCCCGCTGTTGCCATGGCAACAACCGgatttaccccccccccccccataacaaccccaaCCCCCAGCGAGGGGAAACAGACCTTTCACCTCCAGCCAATCAGAACGCGGCTTTTAGGACGCGCCTGTTGTGACGTAAAGTGCGTTGGCCAATCAGGTGGAGCGGTGTGACGCGACGTAAAGGGGGTGTCGGCCAATCAGGAGGAAGGGGTGTGGTGAGGTCAACCTGGACGCTCATTGGCTCGCGGTGGAGGTGACGTCACGCGGGATGCgacggggtggggggggtcttaaagggaCAGAGGCACCGAAATGGGACAGAGCGGGGAactatggggcagccctatagaTTTAATGGGGGGTGTCGgagtgggatctatggggcagccctatagaTTNNNNNNNNNNNNNNNNNNNNNNNNNNNNNNNNNNNNNNNNNNNNNNNNNNNNNNNNNNNNNNNNNNNNNNNNNNNNNNNNNNNNNNNNNNNNNNNNNNNNNNNNNNNNNNNNNNNNNNNNNNNNNNNNNNNNNNNNNNNNNNNNNNNNNNNNNNNNNNNNNNNNNNNNNNNNNNNNNNNNNNNNNNNNNNNNNNNNNNNNNNNNNNNNNNNNNNNNNNNNNNNNNNNNNNNNNNNNNNNNNNNNNNNNNNNNNNNNNNNNNNNNNNNNNNNNNNNNNNNNNNNNNNNNNNNNNNNNNNNNNNNNNNNNNNNNNNNNNNNNNNNNNNNNNNNNNNNNNNNNNNNNNNNNNNNNNNNNNNNNNNNNNNNNNNNNNNNNNNNNNNNNNNNNNNNNNNNNNNNNNNNNNNNNNNNNNNNNNNNNNNNNNNNNNNNNNNNNNNNNNNNNNNNNNNNNNNNNNNNNNNNNNNNNNNNNNNNNNNNNNNNNNNNNNNNNNNNNNNNNNNNNNNNNNNNNNNNNNNNNNNNNNNNNNNNNNNNNNNNNNNNNNNNNNNNNNNNNNNNNNNNNNNNNNNNNNNNNNNNNNNNNNNNNNNNNNNNNNNNNNNNNNNNNNNNNNNNNNNNNNNNNNNNNNNNNNNNNNNNNNNNNNNNNNNNNNNNNNNNNNNNNNNNNNNNNNNNNNNNNNNNNNNNNNNNNNNNNNNNNNNNNNNNNNNNNNNNNNNNNNNNNNNNNNNNNNNNNNNNNNNNNNNNNNNNNNNNNNNNNNNNNNNNNNNNNNNNNNNNNNNNNNNNNNNNNNNNNNNNNNNNNNNNNNNNNNNNNNNNNNNNNNNNNNNNNNNNNNNNNNNNNNNNNNNNNNNNNNNNNNNNNNNNNNNNNNNNNNNNNNNNNNNNNNNNNNNNNNNNNNNNNNNNNNNNNNNNNNNNNNNNNNNNNNNNNNNNNNNNNNNNNNNNNNNNNNNNNNNNNNNNNNNNNNNNNNNNNNNNNNNNNNNNNNNNNNNNNNNNNNNNNNNNNNNNNNNNNNNNNNNNNNNNNNNNNNNNNNNNNNNNNNNNNNNNNNNNNNNNNNNNNNNNNNNNNNNNNNNNNNNNNNNNNNNNNNNNNNNNNNNNNNNNNNNNNNNNNNNNNNNNNNNNNNNNNNNNNNNNNNNNNNNNNNNNNNNNNNNNNNNNNNNNNNNNNNNNNNNNNNNNNNNNNNNNNNNNNNNNNNNNNNNNNNNNNNNNNNNNNNNNNNNNNNNNNNNNNNNNNNNNNNNNNNNNNNNNNNNNNNNNNNNNNNNNNNNNNNNNNN is a window from the Coturnix japonica isolate 7356 unplaced genomic scaffold, Coturnix japonica 2.1 chrUnrandom516, whole genome shotgun sequence genome containing:
- the LOC107307232 gene encoding mucin-19-like, which encodes MAAVEVSDPAHSRSLLLELNQQRLRGQFCDVTLIAGDTKFRAHQNVLAACSPYFRQALGEAACCRQVTVLELPGVQATVLADVLNFIYNAQLAVPSADVAHELGAVGRRLGIATLQGLEGQEKVGWSPPTVGDINIDNNGTVTIDGNKGTAVAHELGAVGRQLGITTLQGLEDQQKVGWSPPTVGDVNVDNKEGPAVAHKLGAVGQRLGIATLQGLKDQQKVGWSPPTVGDINIDNNGTVTIDGNKGTAVAHELGAVGQRLGITTPQGLEDQQKVGWSPPTVGNNIDSNISIDNNGTVTIDGNEGTAVAHKLGAVGRQLGITTLQGLEGQQKVGWSPPTVGDVSIDNNVSIDNNGTVTIDGNKGTAVAHKLGAVGRQLGITTLQGLEGQQKVGWSPPTVGDVNTDNKEGPAVAHKLGAVGRRLGITTLQGLEDQQKVGWSPPTVGDVSIDNNVSIDNNGTVTIDGNEGAAVAHELGAVGRQLGITTLQGLEGQQKVGWSPPTVGDVTTDNSVSIDTNVSINNKEGPAVAHELGAVGRQLGITTLQGLEDQQKVGWSPPTVGDITIDNNVSIDTNDGPAAPVDLSTCGCRPGEVTGTGSAQPPTAEAAVVSPGVTSPGVTSLGVTSPGVTSLGVTSPGVASLGVTSPGVTSLGVTSPGIASLGVASPGVTSLGVTSPGVASLGVTSPGVASLGVTSPGVASLGVTSLAATSLGVAPPGVASLGVTSLAVASPGVASLGVTSLGATSLGVAPPGVASLAVASPGVATPGVASLGVTSLGVTSLAVASPGVASLGVTSLGVTSLGVSSLGVTSLGVSSPGVASLGVTSLGVTSLGVTPLGVTSPGVALLGVPSPGLSSPGVASPVSTSPSHLRCGLCGRVFGTAAALGLHTKLHRARRGLACRHCGKSFIHVKRLQTHEVLCEKEGGDVDGAAGTTGIDTNRMDTTGIDDGPTGMDGKTGIDGGRTGIDGGRTRMDGTIGIDDGRTGIDDGRTGIDTTGIDGRTGINGRTRINDGTTRIDTTGIDGRTRIDGRTRIDGGRTRINDGTTRIDDTTGINDDPTGIDDCTTRINDGPARINDDPTRINDGPARIDGRTGIDTTGINTTGIDGPTTTVPPTPPQAPPTPQPPSKKALLLRHRALEVAEMERVEPTSVGAEGDKRGTVYLCAVCQRSYVTLSSLKRHANVHSWRRQYPCRYCDKVFALAEYRTKHEVWHTGERRYQCVFCWDTFVTYYSLKAHQKALHGINPGLIASEKTPNGGYRPKLNALKLYRLLPMRAHKRPYKTYSQSLMGDDLQQQPAAFVTPQPEPASVIAYGRPSAYGRPSAYGRPPASVIVHSGAATAAATATTTTTTTVIAYNGTTIQPNSPPMKPMKKQVLLDYYEAQRAAAATTATVTDPVPVTPTPGVTTSTGRTMTYVAKPAYVGSGGESRAAPLCQITVRIGEEAIVKRRISETDLRLQPDGVTATTTGAVSSSSPSLRPRDSAEEDSDGEDRLWRPYYSYKPKRKANGGNNTATKGRKATRWRRPLKALRWGGDG